The genomic window GCCGGAAGACCGCGTAGACGAGCATCACCAGCTGGGTGGCGGTGGCCAGCAGGCAGAAGCCGAACAGGACCAGGTAGGTGGAGAGGTGGGAGAGGTCGGCGTCCACCGCCGTCGCGCAGCCGGCCGCGACCAGCGGCCAGGGCTGCAGCAGCACGGCCAGGCCGGCCGCCGTCCACGGCGAGACGCTGTTCAGCCGGGCGGTCCAGGCCGGGGGCTTGCGGGGGCGGCCCAGCCGGCGGCGCCGGTGCTCGCCGTACAGGACCAGGCCGAGGCCCAGGGCGAGCTTGACGGCCAGCACCACCGTGGAGGGGTTGCTGTTGTGCGCGAGCGGTTGGCCCCCGGTCGCCAGCACCACCATGGCGAGCACCAGGACGATGCAGCCGAGCCAGGCCAGCACGAAGGCCAGCCCCTTGCGGACGCCGCGCTCCGCGGAGAGCAGCAGGATGAACGCCATCGCCGGCACCGGCTGCAGGGTGATCCCCAGGCCGATCAGGATCAGGTCGAGGACCATCGCCACCGCCTTCCGAGCCGAGCCGTCCTGTCACGGCGCCCGGCCGTCCCGACACCGCGCCCGGCCGTCCTGCTGCCGCGCCCGGCCCTCACCGCGTGACGTCCTCGTCGGAGAGCGGCTCCAGCACGCCGTGGGTGTCCAGCCGGTAGAGCACGACGAGCGCGGGGCCGATCAGCACCAGGGCGACCAGCGCGACGATCAGCATCCACTGCAGCGGCGCCGAGGCTCCGGCCGCCTGGCGCACGGTGAGCGAGGTGGGCACCAGGTAGGGGCGCTGGGCGCAGCCCCAGGCGGCGACCAGCAGGGCCACGGCGGCCACCGAGCTGTACCGGGCCCAGCCGGCGGCCCGTCCGGCCACGAGCCGGGCGGTGAGCGCCACGGCCGCCGCGGCGAGCAGGACCAGGGCGAGCCCGGCGCCGTGGGTGAGCCCGTGGTGGACGTAGGCGGCGTGCGGGTCGGTCACGGTCAGGCCCAGCACGCCGAGCAGCAGCAGGGCACCGGCACCGATCCAGGCGCGCCGCCGGAAGTAGCCGACCAGGTCGGACGCTTCGAACCGGCGGGCGTCCACGGTCAGGAAGACCGCGCCGAGGAAGGCGGTGGCCGCGACGGTGAGCAGGCCGGCCATGATCGAGGTGGTGGTGGCCCAGGCGTCCGCCGAGGCGGTGGTGCCCGGCGCGACCCGCCCCGACGCCACCGCGCCGACGGCCGCGCCCAGGAAGAACGGGGTGAGCAGCGAGGAGACGGCGAACACGGCGCCGTAGACCCGGCGCGCGGCCAGCCGCCGGGTGGGCTTGCGCAGCGCGAACCCGGCCCCGCGCAGCACCAGGCCGACGGCCGCCAGCGCCAGCGGGAGCCACAGCGCGGTGAAGACGGTCTGGAAGAAGACCGGGAAGCCGGTCCACATCAGCACCAGCACGAAGATCAGCCAGACGTTGTTGACCTCCCAGACCGGTGCCATGGCGTGGTCGATCAGCCAGCGCGGCCGCTTGCCGCGGTCGGCGCCGCCGGCCAGCAGGTCCCAGAAGCCGGCGCCGTAGTCGACGCCGCCGCCGCACGCGTAGGCGGCGATCGCGAGCAGCAGGATCCAGGCGACGGCACTCGCGGTCACAGTTCGCCCCCCGGGGTGCGGGCGCCCGCGGCGCCGACGGGCGGGCGCGGACCGTACGGCGTGCCGCTCTCCGGGCCGTCCGCGAGGTCCGACGCGGGGCCGACGCCCTCGTCGGCGAGCCGCCAGCGGGTGCGCATCTTCAGCACCACGGCCAGGAAGGCGCCGAAGACCAGCACGTAGACCGCCACCACGATGCCGAACATGGTCCACAGCGAGGCGGCGGCGGTGGGCGTCACCGCCTCGGAGACCCGCATGTTCTGGTACACGATCCAGGGCTGGCGGCCCACCTCGGTGGTGATCCAGCCGCACTCCACGGTCACCAGGCTGGCCACCCCGGCCAGGGCCGCGCAGCGGAAGAACCAGCGCGAGCGCGGCAGGTCGCGCCGGCGCCACCAGCACCAGGCGTACCAGAGCGCCAGCAGGATCAGCACGCTGCCGATGGTCGCCATGATGTCGAAGGTCCAGTGCACGATGGTCGCCTGGAGCGCGGTGGGACGGTCGTCGGCCGCCACCGTGTTGAGCCCGGTGACCTGGGTGTCGGGGCTGAACCCGGCCAGGATGGAGTCCAGTTGGGGGATCTTGAGGCCGCCCTTGACGCTGCCGTCCTCCTGCAGCCGGCCGAAGAGGTACTCGGGCACGTGGGTGCCGGTGTTCCAGACCAACTCGGCGGCGGCGAACTTGATCGGCTGCTTGTGGAAGATCTGCCGCGCGATGTTGTCGCCCAGCACGAACTGCACGGGGGTGAGGATCGCCGCGAGGGTGAAGGGCACGGTGAAGCCGAGGCGGTGGTAGCGGTCGCGGCGGCCGCGCAGCCAGCCCACCGCGTAGACGCCCGCCACCACATAACCCGCCGTCAGGAACATCGCGACGGCGAAGTGCCAGTACTGCGGGCCGAACATGGGCGTGAAGACCGCCTGCCGCACGGTGACGTTCACCGGGTCGCCGTTCGCGTCCAGGGTGAACCCCTGCGGGGTGTTCATCCACGCGTTGGCGGCGATGATGCCGAACGCGCCCATCAGCGCCGCCAGGGGCAGCGGCGCGCCGAGCCAGAAGTGCGTCCAGGGCTTGAGTCTGCGCCAGCCGTAGAGGTAGATCGCGATCAGGATCGCCTCCAGGAAGAACGCCCACGCCTCCACCCCGAACCCGAGGCCGAAGACGTCCCCCCAGCGGCCCATCATGCCCGGCCAGAGCAGGCCGAACTCGAAGGAGAGCACCGTGCCGGTGACGATGCCCACGGCGAACTGGACGGCCATCACCGCCGACCAGCGCCGCGCCAGCAGCAGCGCGGTCGCATCCGCCCTGCGCAGGCCCCGGTAGTGCATCAGCAGCGTGACGAGCGGCAGCGCCACGCCCAGCGGCACCAGCAGGATGTGGGAGGCCAGGGTGAACGCCATCAGCTCCCGGGCCGGCAGCAGTTGCGCGGGGGCGTTCGCCAGCAGGTGTGCGGCGGTCTTCATGCGGGCCTCGGTGGTTCGGGCCGCTCGACAGCGGGGCCGGCCGGCGGAGCGGACGGGTGCGCGGACGGGTGCGCGGGCGGGGAGGGGGCCTGCGCGGCGGGCGGGTGCGGCGGGGCCGGGACGAAGGCGCGCTCGCGGCGCGAACCGGAGGCGAAGGAGACCGCCCAGCTGAGCAGCGCGCCCGCCCGGCTGCGGAAGCCGGTGAGGAAGACGATGTGGACGAAGAGCCAGATCAGCCAGCCGAGCAGCCCGGAGGCGTGGAAGCGGCCCATCTTCACCACGGCCCGGCCGCGCGAGATGTACGCCGCGCTGCCCAGGTCCAGGTAGCGGAACGGGCGTGGCTTGCCGGCCCTGCCCTCCACGGCGTGGCGGATCCGGCGCCCGGCATAGGCACCGCTCTGCATCGCGACCTCGGCGAGTCCGGGCAGGCCCGCCAGGCTCATCAGGTCGCCCACCACCCGGATCTCCCGATGGCCGGCGATGGTCAGGTCGGGCTCCACCCGGATGCGCCCGGCCCGGTCCTGCTCGGCACCGGTCGCCCGGGCCAGCGCCGTCGCCAGCGGCGGCGCCTCGACCCCCGCCGTCCACAGCACGGTCCGCGCCTCGACCCGCTCGGTGCCGCCGTCCTCGCGACGCACCGTCAGGCCCTGCTCGTCCACGGCAGTGACGATCGACCGGAGGTGGACCTCGACGCCCAGCTCGGCCAAGGTCCTGGCGGCCCGCCGGGAGAGCACCGGACCGAAGGCGCCGAGCACCGCGTCCGAGCCGTCGAAGAGCAGCACCCGCGCCTGGCCCGGGTCGATGCTGGAGAACTCCCGGTCGAGCGTGCGGCCGGCGATCTCCCTGATCTGCCCGGCCAGTTCGACCCCGGTGGGGCCACCGCCGACCAGCGCGAAGGTGAGCCACCGCTCCCGCTCGCGCGGATCCTCGCTCGCCTCGGCCAGTTCGAAGGCTTGGTAGAGCTTGGCACGCACCGCGAGCGCGTCCGCCAGCGTCTTCATGCCGGGGGCGTGGGCCGCGAACTCGTCGTGCCCGAAGTAGGACTGCCGCACGCCGATCCCCACGATCAGGTCGTCGTAGGGCAGTTCGAGGACGCCGCCGTCCGGCCGCCGGACCCGCACCAGGCGCTCGGCGACGTCCACCTCGGTCGCGGTGGCCTGCAGGCAGCGCACCCGGGGGTGATGGCGCAGCACGGCCCGCAGCGGCTGGGCGATCTGGCCCTCGGAGAGGATGCCGGAGGCGCACTGGTACAGCAGCGGCTGGAACAGGTGGTGGGCGCAGCGGTCGACCAGGGTGACCGCCACCGGGGCGCTGCGCAGCGCCCGGACGGCGAAGAGGCCGGCGAAACCGCCGCCGAGGATGACCACCCGGCGGCGGGCCACGGGCTCGTCCGCGGTGCGGCTGCCCGCGGGCCGGCCCTGCGCCGTGCTGCCCTGCGCCGTGCTGCCCTGCGCGGTGGGCGCTGCCGGGGTGTGTTCTGCTGCCACGGGGGTCAGCCTCCGGTGGCGAAGCCGGGGTGGAGGGTCACCAGCGCCGGCCGGCCCCGCAGGATCCGCGGCGTCCGCCGCCGTCCCTCGTCCACAGCTGACATCGCTGGTCCCTCCCGTCCTTGGCCGCGAGCCGGCACCGGGGACGGCGCCGGGGACCACCCTGCTCGGCCGGTCCCGGTACGGGGGCCAACGGCACGCCCGCTCGGCCATTCGGGAGAGCGGGATCCCTCCAACGGCGGACGAGCGGGAGTTCGGAGCTCGGAGCTCGGAGCTCGGAGCTCGGAGCTCGGAGCTCGGACGATCTCCGTTCGGGGTGTAGACGAGCACCAGGACGCTTAGGTTAGCCTTACCTTCACTACTCTCCCCCTGGCCGCCTCGCCGGCTACGCCGCCCCGGATCGCCCGGGCCCGCCGCGCCGAGGCCCTCGCCACCCCCGGACCGGCCTCACGTCGGGTGCGGCGGGGCGGCTGCGGAAGCCCCGTCAGGACCTCGGGGCCGCCGCGGTGCGGCGGACAGTCAGGACTGCTCCGGGCGACGGGGGGTGAGCAGGCCGCGGTCGTACGCCTCGGCCACGGCCGCCGCGCGGTCGCCGACGCCGAGCTTGCCGTAGACGTTGAGCAGATGCGTCTTCACCGTCGCCTCGCTGATCAGCAAGCGTTCCGCCACCTCGCGGTTGGTCGCCCCGGCCGCCACCCACTTCAGGACCTCGTGCTCGCGCGGGCTGAGCAGCCCGGGACCCGGGCCCCGGACCTGGTTCATCAGCCGCGCCGCGACCGAGGGCGCCAGGACCGCCTCGCGGTTGGCGGCGGCTCGCACCGCCCGCAGCAGCTCGTCACGGGGAGCGTCCTTGAGGAGGTAACCGGTCGCCCCCGCCTTGATGGCCGGCAGGACGTAGCTGTCGGAGTCGTAGGTGGTCAGGACCAGCACCCGGGCGGTGCTGCCCGCCCTGGCCAGCTCACCGATCGCGGTCACCCCGTCCATGGTCGGCATGCGCAGATCCATCAGGACCACGTCCGGTTCCAGGCTCCTGGCCAGCCGGACCGCCTCGGCGCCGTCCGCCGCCTCTCCCACCACCTCGAACGCGGAGTCTGCGGCGAACATGCCGCTCAGGCCGTTCCGGACCACGGGGTGGTCGTCGGCGATCAGCAGCCTGATCGCGGCGGGGGCCACGGAGTTCACGCGCCCACCTCCGCCGACGGGTGCGGCACGCGGGCGGAGACGGTCGTCCCCGATCCCGGTCGCGACCGCACCCGCACGGTGCCGGACAACTCCTCGATCCGCTCCCGCATCGCCTTCAGGCCGAACCCGCCGCCGGCGGCGCCCGCTGGTTCCGCGCCCACTGTGACCGGGGCGGCCGTCACCGGGGCGGACACCCGGGCGGCGGACGGGTCGAATCCGCAGCCGTCGTCGCACACCTCCAGGGTGACCTCGCGATCCAGGTAGCCGAGGGTCAGGGCGACGGTGCCGGCCCGGGCGTGCCGGCCCACGTTGGCCAGCGCTTCCTGAGCCGCCCTCAGGAGGGCCAACTCGGCTTCCGGGGGCATCGGCCGGGCCGTCCCGGTGGTGGTGACCTCGACGGTCACACCGTGCAGGGCGGACCAACGCTCGGCGACCCCGGCCAAGGCCTCCCCCAACCCAGCGGTCTCCAGCGGGCGGGGCCGCAACGCGTCCACCGACCGCCGGGCCTCGGCCAGGCTCTCCCGGGCCAGCCGGGTCGCCGCCTCGAAGTGGGCCCGCCAACGGTCCGGGGACTGCTCGGCAAGCTGTTCGGCGGCCTGCAGCTGGGTGACGATCCCGATGAGGCCCTGCGCCAGCGTGTCGTGGATCTCCCGGGCCATCCGCTGCCGTTCGTCGAGGACCCCGGCCTCCCGGGACTGGACCAGCAGTTGCCGCTGCAGCCCGGCGTTCTCGGCCAGTGTCGCCTTGAGCCGGCGGTTGGCTTCCCGCACCTGCTCCAGGGCCGCCTTCCGCTCCTCGTTCTTCCGATCGGCGTCCCACTGCCACCAGCCCCACCCGCACATACAGATCACATTGACGGCCAGCACCACGACGTAGACGGTCACCCCGGCCGCACTGTCCTTGGCGGTCCCGGCGACCTGGGCGCTCCCCGACTCCAGGGCGACCGCGGCGATCCCGCAGAGCCGCCACGGCCAGGGCAGGATCCCGAAGGCGTAGAAGTAGCCGGCCGGCGTGAACAGGCCGAACCACGGATCCCGGACGACGAGGATGCCGGTGAGGACGACCAGCCCGGCGAAGAACACCCCCATCACCCACGCCCGCTCCCACCGGTCGCGGCGCAGGGAGAACATGCAGAGGATCCACAGGGCCACCGCGGCGCACAGGCCCAGATCGATCAGCAGGGAGCTTCCCGTCCCCCACTTGACGATCAGGGTCACGACCGTGAGGGCGGCCAGCATCACATAGGGGACGACGGTCACCAGCGGTAGCAACCGCTCGTCCTGCTCACCCATCCAGGTGGGCGCTTCCGGCCTGCTCAACGCTGCCCCTCCGGTCGGCTTCACTCCCAGCGGAAGAATTTAACCGCTCCCGCGCCGAAGACTACGACGTAGCCGGCCAGAGTGATCAACTGGAGGGGGTGGGGCCAGTGCCCCTGGGTCGCGTCGGTCAAGGCCTGCACGGCGGCGCCCAGGGGAGCGGCCCGGCTGACGTGCCGCAGGAGCGAGGGCATGACGGCGATCGGGAGGAAGAGCCCGGCGAAGAACATCATGACGTAGAACAGGGTCGTGCCCACGGCGTCCGCGACCTGGCTGCTGGGCGAGACCGCGGCGATGAACAGGCCGATCGCCATGAGGGCGAGAGCGGCCAGCACGATGCTGACCACGTATCCGCCGACCTGGCGCGGCAGCGGCACCCCGAACGCGAACCGGCCCACCAGGAGCACGGCGGTCACGGAGAGGGCCGCGGTCGCCAGATTGACCAGGAGCTGGGCGGCCAGCATCCGGGCCGGCCCGACCGGGGTCGTCCGCAGGCGGCGCAGCACGCCCTTCTCCCGGTAGCCGACCAGCACCGCGGGTACGACGTTGAAGGAGAGCGTGGCCAGCACGAAGGCGGTCAGGATCGGGACGTAGACGTCGAGCAGGGTGTGGCCGTCGAGGCTCTCGCGGTGCTCGTTGTAGAAGGGGATGTTGCCGAAGATGATCAGCAGGCCCAGCGGCAGCCCGATCGCGAAGACCGGACCGGCCTTCCCCCGGATGAACATCTTCAGCTCGGAGAGGGCGAGTTGGCCCAGCGCCGAGCGCCGGTCGGCGGCGAACGGCACGGGCACGGGCGCGGTTGAGGTGGTGGCTGACACGGTGGTGCTCCTCCTGCTCGGTCGGCTAGCGCCGCGCGGCGTCGGCCGCCGCGGCATGGGCTTCGGTGGCATGGGCGTCGGCGGCATGGGTTTCGGTGGCATGGGCGTCGGCGGCATGGGTTTCGGTGGCATGGGTCTCGGCGGCATGGGTCTCGGTGGCATGGGTCTCGGTGGCGGGTCGGGTGCCGGTCAGCGCGACGAAGGCGTCCTCCAGGCTCGGCTGCTCCACCCGCAGGTACTCCGCCACGATGTTGTTGCGGGCCAGGGCGGAGGTGATCGCGTTGAGGGCGTTGCTGGTGCCGGTGATCACCACGAGACCGTCGTGGCGGGTGAGACCGGTGACCTCCGGCAGAGCCGTCAGCAGCTGGTCCTCGAACGGAACCGACGGGCGGAACCGGATCCGCTGACCGTCCTGGACGCGTTCGGTCAGGCCCTCCGGAGTGTCCACCACGGCGACACGGCCCCGGTCGATCACCGCCACCCGGTCGCACAGCCGCTCGGCTTCCTCCATGAAGTGGGTGACCAGCAGGATCGTCACCCCTCGGGAGCGCACGTCCTGGATCAGGCTCCAGGTGTCACGACGGGCCTGCGGGTCCAGTCCGGTGGTGAGTTCGTCGAGGACGGCCACCCGCGGACTTCCGATCAACGCGAGCGCGATGGAGAGCCGCTGCTGCTGGCCGCCGGACAGGTCCGCGTACCGGGTCCTGTGCTTGCCGGCCAGGCCGAGCGCGTCCATCAGGGTCTGCGGGTCGGCGGGCTCGCGGTAGAAGGAGCGGTAGAGCCGCAGCGCCTCCCCGACCGTCATCCTGTCGGGGAGCCGCCCGTCCTGGAGCTGCACGCCGAGCCGCTGGGTCAACTCGGCGCGGTCGCGCCGGGGATCGAGCCCGAGCACCGTGATCTCGCCCCCGTCGGGCTCGCGCAGCCCCTCGACACACTCCACGGTGGTCGTCTTGCCGGCCCCGTTCGGGCCGAGGATCCCGAAGATCTCGCCCCGCTCCACGGTGAACGAGACGTCGTCGACCGCCACCTTGTCGCCGTACTTCTTGTGCAGGTGCCGCACCTCGATGACCGCTGGCATGCCTGGCATCCTCTCCGCCTCCGGAGGTCTCCGGATCGCTGGTACCAGCGTGGCGGCGCACGGGTCCCCGGCGGCATCGACCGTCCGGCCCTGTCTGGCGGGCACCGGTCGATCGGTCGCGCGGTTGAGCCGCATCAACCGATCGGTTGATGCGGCCTCAGCCGACCTTCCCGGAGGCCGGTCGGCGTGACGCGCCCCGGCGGCTCCGCCGCGTCAGCGCGCCGGGCCGGTCGCGCGTGCGGTCGCGGGAGCGGTCGCGGGAGCGGTCGCGGGAGCGGTCGCGGGAGCGGTCGCGGGAGCGGTCGCCGCCGGGGGGTGCTGCGCTTCGCGGGCCGGGGCGGTGCCGATCAGCAGGACGGTGACGACCAGGATGGCGGTGACGCCCGCGAGTTCGAGCAGGACGGAGCGCCGCAGGGCCACGGCCTCCGCCTCGCCGAGGCCGGCCGCACGGGTGCGTGCGTTCGCGCGGACCCGGCCGCGGGTGACGGCGGCGGCGGCGAGCACCAGGACGAGGACGGCTGTCTTGACCAGCAGCAGCCTGCCGTAGGACGTACCGGTCAGAGCGGCGAACCCGCCGACCTCGCGGACGGCCTGGTAGAGCCCGGTGGCGGCCAGCACCAGCACGGAGCCCAGCGCCAGGCGGGAGAAGCGCGCGGTGATGGCCGCCAGGTGCGGGCCGGCTCCCCCGCTCAGCAGGACGACGATGCTGACGAGTCCGCCCGCCCACACCGCCATCGCGGTGACGTGCAGGGTGGTGACCAGCAGCGCCAGCGGCACCAGGCTCCCGCTCGTCGCATGGCTGATCTCGCTCCAGGTGGCGGCGAGCGCGAGCGCCAGCACGACGGCGGCGGTGGCGGTGGCCACGCCGGCAGGGGTCGCGGCGGCCCGGCCTCCGGCAGCGCTCCCGGCGGCAGCGCTCCCGGCGCGGCGGAGGATCGGCTCGCCGACTGCCGCCACCAGGGCCAGCAGGATGATCCGGGCGACCAGCGCGTGGCCCTCGTGGGTGGCGAGCGTGGCGGAGAGCAGCCGCCGGTCCAGCACGTGCGCGAGCGACTCCCCCTGGGTGGCGGGCCCGTGGACGAAGAGCTGGGCCAGGGTGCCGACCAGCAGGGCACTCCAGCCGAGGCCGGCGGCCCGGCGTGGGTCGCGGCCGGTCGACGAGGTGTCAGCGGCGCCGGGCGGGGCGGTACCGGCGACCGCCGGCAGGCAGTACAGGCGGATCGCCGCGAAGCCGACCAGCAGCGCCAGCCCGGCCAGGCCCAGCCAGATCGCCAGGTCGAGCACCGCGTCGGTCACCCGGTCCGGCGCGCCGAAGCCGCCCGCCGCCACCGTGCGGCTCGGCGCGCCCACCGAGAAGGTGAGCGAGCCCGAGGTGGCGTGACCGTCATCGGCCGCGGTGGCCAGCCAGTCGAGGACGAAGGTGCCCGGTGTCGGGTCACTGGCGAGGTCGACCGCGATGCTGTCGCCGTCGGCTCCCCCGGAGTGCGGAGCGCCGCTGTCGACGCGGTGCCCGTCGGGTCCGATCACCTTCACGGAGCTCAGCCTCAGGGTCACCTCCTCGGAGAAGACGAGGGTCACCTGCCGCGGCTCGGCGGCGACCACCGTCCCGTTCGAGGGCGAGGAGGAGACGAGGTCGGCGTGCGCGGCGGCCGGACCGGCCAGGGCGAGCACGGCGCCGAGCGCCAGGACGCAGGCTGCGACGAAGCGCCGCAGCGGTGCGGCCGGTCGGACCCGCGCGTGAGCGGCGGTCGTCACGGTCGCGGTGGTCAAGGAGGTCAGTGGCATGAGCCCGCGGCCCGTCTCTTCTGGACCAGTTGGTCGACGCCCAGCCGGTAGTCCGCCAACGAAGCCGCGTCCGGCACGAACTGCCACCGGCCCGCCTGGTAGAGCAGGGTGTTGCTGCCGGTCGCGTTGCCGCCGGTCGGGTTGCCGCCGGTCGCGTCGGCCCGGTGCCAGTCGATCCGCACCGTGGTCGAATCGACGATCGTGGTGCGGTCGACCACGTACGGGACGCCGGGCACCGGGCGGCACTCGGTGTTGAGCCGCACGAAGTCCGCCTGGGAGATGACCTGGTGAGCGCTGTCGGTCCACAGGCTCCACGCTTGCGCCCAGCCGCCGCCGGCCAGCAGCCCGAACTCCTCGGAGGCGACCGACGCGGCCTGCCGGGACTGGGGTGGGGGTGGCCCGGCGGGGGCGCTGTGCCCAGGTTGACTCGTGCATCCGGTGGCCACCGTGATGAGCGCCAGGGCGGTCACTCCGGTGGCGGTCCGCCGGTTCGGTGCGCGGCGCAACGGCCACTCCATTCCTGATCTCGGCAAACTGGACGGGGCCGGCGCGGCGGCCTGCGCCCGGGGCGGGTGACCCGTCGTCAGGTCGCCCGCCCCGAGGGCCGACCGCCCCGAGGATCGGTCGGTCAGCCGGTCGAACCGGTCAGTTGGTCAGCCGGTTGGTGCCGTAGTGCTGCACCAGCGCCTGGTTCGCCGTCAGACTGAGGTCGGCGGTGAGCTTCAGCGAGTCGCGGATCTGGGTGAGCGAGATCGCGGCGCTCGGCACACCGCTGATCTGGTAGGTGAAGGACTGCCCGGGCGCGACCTGGCGCTGGGCCAGCGGCACGTCGTGGAAGTCGATCCGGGCGATGTAGAACGACGTCCCATCGCCGCGCGGCACCTCCAGGTAGTCCTCCTGGGGGTGGCCGAACTGCTGGGTGGCGCTGTACTCGTGGTCGTCCGAGCCGGACGGCGCGCGGAAGACCAGCACCGCGCAGTCCGTCGAGAGCACCTCGGAGGAGGTGTTGGTGAAGACGAACTGCCAGTCGCCGTAGTACTGGTTGCCGCTGAAGGTCACGTACTCCGACAGCCCCACATTGCTGGCGAACTGCGTGGTCACCGGCTCGCTGAGGACCGGGTTGGCGCCGCTGATCGGGTAGTTGACACCGTTGGCGCACCGCTCCAGCGGCTGGTTGTACTGCGACGGCGCTCCGGCGGGCACCGCCTGGGTGTAGGTGGCGGGTCCGGCGCTCACCGCGGTGGTGGTGTTCGGGTCGGCGACAGCCGCGCTGCCGTCGGCGAACGCCGCGACACCGGCGAGCAGCAGGATGGTGGCGAGGCTGGCGCCTAACCCCCGCTTGGTGGACTTCGCGTGCATGGTGGATCGGTCCCTTCGGTCGCGAACGGGCGAACGACCCACGGCGGGCGTGCCGTGTGCCCGGAGGCAGGACCGCGAGCGCAGCGGTGAACGCCGCTGCGAAGGACCTTGCTGGCGCGCCGGCTCGGAACAGTGGGGGAACGCGACGAGACGGCGCTTCTCAGGACACCCCGCTGAGGGCTCAGTTGTACGTTGGCACTCACCGACTGCACACGTCAAGGGTCTGTACCATTCAGGTCTAGTCCATTAGGTCTAGACCCTTTTCGGCTGACCGGCCACCCGTCCACCGCACCGCGTACGACCGGTTGCGGGCTTGCAACTCGGCATGGCACTTGACCAGTTGGGTCGTCCGGGACGACTACCGAGCCGAGATGTCGAGTGTGACGGCGCTGCCGGCCGTCGCGTCGTGGCCGGCCGCGGGCAGTTGGCCGCAGACCCGGCGGAGCGGAACCCCCGGGGTGGGACAGCCGCCCTCCACCACCTTGACCACCCGCAGCCCGGCGCCCTGCGCGCCCTGCCGGGCATCGGCGACGCTCTTGCCCACCAGATCGGGCGTGCGGACGGTCCGCGCGGCGGCGGCCGAGCCACTCGCCGCGTAGCCCGCGGCGGCCGCGCACCCGGCCGCGCAGATCACGAGGGCCAGGACGGCACCCCGGACCCGCCCGCGCCCGCGCCCGCCAGGCCGCGATCCGGCGGGGTGCGGTCCAACTGCCTGCGGTCCAACGGCCTGCGGTCCGGCAGGCCCGAGCACCTCGGCGGTCGGCTCGGTCGCGGCGGTCAGATCGG from Kitasatospora sp. NBC_01287 includes these protein-coding regions:
- a CDS encoding copper resistance CopC/CopD family protein, producing the protein MTTATVTTAAHARVRPAAPLRRFVAACVLALGAVLALAGPAAAHADLVSSSPSNGTVVAAEPRQVTLVFSEEVTLRLSSVKVIGPDGHRVDSGAPHSGGADGDSIAVDLASDPTPGTFVLDWLATAADDGHATSGSLTFSVGAPSRTVAAGGFGAPDRVTDAVLDLAIWLGLAGLALLVGFAAIRLYCLPAVAGTAPPGAADTSSTGRDPRRAAGLGWSALLVGTLAQLFVHGPATQGESLAHVLDRRLLSATLATHEGHALVARIILLALVAAVGEPILRRAGSAAAGSAAGGRAAATPAGVATATAAVVLALALAATWSEISHATSGSLVPLALLVTTLHVTAMAVWAGGLVSIVVLLSGGAGPHLAAITARFSRLALGSVLVLAATGLYQAVREVGGFAALTGTSYGRLLLVKTAVLVLVLAAAAVTRGRVRANARTRAAGLGEAEAVALRRSVLLELAGVTAILVVTVLLIGTAPAREAQHPPAATAPATAPATAPATAPATAPATARATGPAR
- a CDS encoding ABC transporter ATP-binding protein yields the protein MPAVIEVRHLHKKYGDKVAVDDVSFTVERGEIFGILGPNGAGKTTTVECVEGLREPDGGEITVLGLDPRRDRAELTQRLGVQLQDGRLPDRMTVGEALRLYRSFYREPADPQTLMDALGLAGKHRTRYADLSGGQQQRLSIALALIGSPRVAVLDELTTGLDPQARRDTWSLIQDVRSRGVTILLVTHFMEEAERLCDRVAVIDRGRVAVVDTPEGLTERVQDGQRIRFRPSVPFEDQLLTALPEVTGLTRHDGLVVITGTSNALNAITSALARNNIVAEYLRVEQPSLEDAFVALTGTRPATETHATETHAAETHATETHAADAHATETHAADAHATEAHAAAADAARR